A single window of Ctenopharyngodon idella isolate HZGC_01 chromosome 24, HZGC01, whole genome shotgun sequence DNA harbors:
- the zgc:101540 gene encoding hsFATP2a_ACSVL_like domain-containing protein, with product MYVWITLLAGLALLLPALLKTFFPYFFQDCVYMYRALGFGIRLNIYKIKTPFYSIVDCFLEAVKKHPRKAFIHFEGKTYSYEEVDKESNKVADALRSVAALKEGDTVALFLGNEPCFVWTWLGLAKLGCPAALLNFNIRSKSLLHCFSCCGANVLIAAAELRDAVEEILPALKEKGITVYLLSDECTTDGIQCIGQAIAKASDKPLSPSLRSNIHIRSTALYIYTSGTTGLPKAAYVTHERVWASSFIQGVCGVTSEDIFYINLPLYHSAGFLIGLIGSIERGNTVVLRRKFSASQFWDDCRKYNITVMQYIGETLRYLCNTPKKDNDRDHKVKIAIGNGVRADVWKEFLNRFGRIHIGELYAATEGNVGFINYTDKVGVVGRINILSKVFFPFALIKFDIEKEEPVRNAEGLCIPVERDEVGLLVGKITKHTPFVGYAGNKQQTEKKRLSDVFVKGDLYFNSGDLLRIDHENFVYFQDRVGDTFRWKGENVATTEVADILTMVDCIEEANVYGVKVEGHEGRIGMAAVKLKEGKEFDCVTTCSVLANYLPVYARPRFIRIQNSLEITGTFKMKKVKLVEEGFDPTLIQDPLYFLDLTQKKYIPFSQEIYNSIMSHDIKL from the exons ATGTATGTGTGGATAACTCTCCTCGCGGGCTTGGCTCTTCTTCTCCCCGCGCTGCTGAAAACTTTCTTCCCATATTTTTTCCAGGACTGCGTGTATATGTACAGAGCGCTTGGATTTGGGATCCGACTAAACATATACAAAATTAAAACTCCATTCTATAGTATTGTGGACTGTTTTTTGGAAGCAGTGAAGAAACACCCGCGGAAAGCGTTTATTCATTTCGAGGGGAAGACTTACTCTTATGAGGAGGTGGATAAGGAGAGTAACAAAGTCGCGGATGCgcttcgctcggtggctgcgcTCAAAGAAGGGGACACGGTCGCGCTTTTCCTGGGGAACGAGCCCTGTTTCGTGTGGACCTGGCTCGGCCTGGCCAAGCTGGGCTGTCCCGCTGCACTCCTGAACTTTAATATCAGATCCAAATCACTCCTTCACTGCTTCTCCTGCTGCGGCGCGAACGTGCTCATAGCAGCTGCtg AGCTTCGTGATGCTGTTGAGGAGATTTTGCCGGCACTGAAAGAAAAGGGGATAACTGTGTACCTCCTGTCAGATGAGTGCACTACCGACGGCATTCAGTGTATTGGTCAGGCGATCGCTAAGGCTTCAGACAAACCTCTGTCCCCGTCTCTCAGGTCCAATATCCATATCAGGAGTACAGCACTGTATATCTACACTTCTGGCACTACAG GTCTTCCTAAGGCAGCATATGTGACCCATGAGAGGGTCTGGGCTTCGTCATTCATCCAGGGTGTTTGTGGAGTGACGTCTGAGGACATATTCTACATCAATCTGCCTTTGTATCACAGCGCTGGGTTCCTCATCGGACTCATTGGATCCATTGAAAGag GAAACACTGTTGTTTTGCGGAGAAAGTTTTCCGCCTCTCAGTTCTGGGATGACTGCAGGAAGTACAACATAACTGTGATGCAGTATATTGGTGAAACACTGCGCTACCTCTGCAATACGCCAAAG AAAGACAATGACCGAGACCACAAGGTGAAGATCGCCATTGGTAATGGTGTACGAGCAGACGTCTGGAAAGAGTTCCTGAACCGTTTCGGACGCATTCATATTGGGGAGCTCTATGCTGCTACAGAGGGAAATGTCGGCTTCATCAATTACACCGATAAAGTGGGAGTGGTTGGTCGTATCAATATTCTCAGCAAG GTGTTTTTCCCCTTTGCCCTCATCAAGTTTGACATTGAGAAGGAAGAACCCGTGAGGAACGCTGAGGGTCTATGTATCCCGGTCGAAAGAG atGAGGTGGGCCTTCTGGTCGGGAAAATCACGAAACACACCCCTTTTGTCGGCTACGCTGGGAACAAGCAGCAGACCGAGAAGAAGAGACTCAGTGATGTGTTTGTGAAAGGAGATCTGTATTTCAACAGCGGAGATCTGCTGAGGATCGACCATGAAAACTTTGTGTACTTTCAGGATCGAGTTGGAGACACGTTCAG GTGGAAAGGCGAGAATGTGGCTACAACTGAGGTGGCAGATATTCTCACAATGGTGGACTGCATCGAGGAGGCCAATGTGTATGGAGTCAAAGTTGAAG GCCATGAAGGAAGGATTGGAATGGCAGCTGTGAAACTGAAAGAGGGTAAAGAGTTTGACTGCGTCACCACTTGCAGTGTTTTGGCGAATTATCTTCCAGTGTACGCCAGACCTCGATTCATCCGAATTCAG AATTCCTTGGAAATCACAGGAACTTTCAAGATGAAAAAGGTGAAGCTGGTGGAGGAAGGCTTTGACCCAACCTTAATACAAGATCCTCTCTATTTCCTGGATCTGACGCAAAAGAAATACATTCCATTCTCTCAGGAAATTTATAACTCGATCATGTCGCATGACATTAAGCTGTAA